Within the Miscanthus floridulus cultivar M001 chromosome 2, ASM1932011v1, whole genome shotgun sequence genome, the region TGCCTTACAGTTTCTGGATCAAATGGACCATTCGCGTCACTAGTTTGGCAAATCACAATCCACCTAATAACTACACACAGCAGCTCAAGCTCTTCACCTTAATGCAGACCATCTCACCGTCAAACGTAGATCAGCCATTGCCACCTCATAACTATTAACTAGTTTGTGCAATTAGCACTACGTATTGGATTCTTATAAACAGTTTCCGCTTGAAACGAAATCATGTTACAGTAGCAGATTCTGTTCGATGAGCAGCGTATCAGGCCGCATCCCGACCAAATCGGAGGGAGCAGAATGGAGTGCAATCCTCACCTCCCGCGGGAGACGTCGTAGACCTGGCCGCGGATGGCGATGAGGATCTGCTTGGCGGAGTCCTTGCCGTCGTACGCGCTGAGCTGCTCGAGCGTGACCTCGCCCACCTCCACGGGGTCCGGGTACATGAAAGGcatcggctcctcctcctccttctcttcctgtgCCTTCTCCCCCTCGCGCTGCTGCTGGGGCGGCTTGGGAGGTGGCGCGGGTGCGGGGGCGACGAAGAGGGAGGAGACGAGGAGGTAGGTGGCCACCATGAGGGcgaggatggtggcggcggccccGGGCGTGAGGCCCGTGTAGGCCTGCAGGGCCTCCGCGATCTCCATTAGGGTTCGCTGGCTGCGACCGCGAGGGCAAAGCCTACTTGGGTTTTGGGAGGTGGAAGGAGGCGGGGTAGGTGCTGCTGTTGACTCGGTGACTTCGCACGCGGAGAGCCGGGGACGGAAGTGGAAGGGAAAGGGGCTGCGGTTTGGACCAGGGTCGGCAGCCGGGCGCGGCCAAGCCGGGCGACAGCGAGTGGCAGCGCAAAAGCGGCAGACGGCAAAAAAAAGTGGCACGCTGCGCCTGCGCGTAACGTAAACCAGCCGCAACTGGCACCGGGCCCGGCAGCGTTGTTGGGTTGGGTCAGGTTGGGCCCGTGCCGCGTTTGTCATTCCTTCCTTTGTCACGCGAGCGGTATTTATGCAAGCAGGCCTGAGAAACGTAAATGTTTGGGAGGTTGGGCTATTGGCCCAACTGACGGCCAACTAGCCTAGAGGCTTTGGGTGTCATGACCAGCAAGGCGGGAAGGAGAAGGAAGAAGTCAAGTGGCTAAGAGAAGTTGGGCCTCGCGGGTTGTCTTGTTCTGGGCTTGGCCCGAGTAGGTGTAGGGGCTCGGCCCAGGTTGGTAGGCGGTGGAGTGGCATATATGCCTTGTAGCTGTAGCTGAAACAGTTATCGAATAACAGAACTCCGAATTGCTTCCCCAATCCTCTTATCCCGCTCGCCCCCTGTTCTTGCTGTTCTTGCTCTTCGGCTCCCTCAAATTCTTGCTATCCTACCCCGGATTCTGCCTCAATCCCTCCAAATCCGTGCTAGTTCGTGAcaaattggtaccagagccatcaTCCTCGGCGGAATTTTTTCTTCCCCGATTATCTGGTCGCTGAATCCGGTCTGGCGCCGAAGAAGAGAGCTCCATCGTTGCAGGCGAAGATGGCGAGCAACGTCGACAACCTGACGCTTATGATGCAGCAGATGATCGACAAGATGACGGAGTTCGAGGCCTGGCGAGCCACCACCGACACCTCGCTCGGTTCGTTGCTCACCAAAGACGGCGGCGAGGATCACGCACTTGGAGAAGACGCCGAACCCGACTCCACCACCGCCTCCCCCGCCGCCTCCACCGGCAGGCTGGATTGCTGGGAGCGTCGACCTCAACCGCGATCCATCGCCAGGGGAGCACCCGTCTGCTTCCTCTAAGGAACAGCCCAACGGGCACGGCGCGGGCAGAGGGATTCTCGGTCCGATTCCGGGAACCGACCCTCCGCCGATTAACACCCAGGGTACGATTCCAGACCTCTCTGTTCATATTGCAAATCTTGTTCCTGGTTCGCATTCTCATACATGTCATGCCGGATCCACGCCCAAGATGGATttccccaagttcgatggtgtcAATCCAAGGCTATGGCGTGAGCAGTGCGAGGTGTATTTTGAGATCTATGGGGTGTCAGAAGCAATGAAGACAAGATTTGCTACCTTGAATTTCATCGGCTCAGCAGCTCTTTGGCTTCAGACTGCTCAGTTGAGAGGACGGTTTCAGAATTGGGAGGCTATGCATACAGCGGTTTGTGCCCACTTTGACAAAGATCAGTACCCCTTGCACATGAAGCAACTGGAGAACCTTCGTCAAACAGGCTCTGTAGCAGATTATCAGAAGAGCTTTGACCAATTGGCTCACAGTATTTTGTTGTACAATCCTTCTTAtgatgatgtcttctttgtcacTCGGTTTTTGGGAGGATTGAAGGAGGAAATCAGAGCTCTCACATTGCATAGGCCACCCAACTTAGAGACAGCAGGTACTCTGGCCTTACTGCAGGAAGCTGAGTTAGAAGCAGCCAGGAGCAAATCCCAGTTCAAGTCTGATCATTGGGACTCTGGAAGATTTCTGTTCAAGTTCAGTAACAGCTCAGATAGATCAAGGCAAAGAAAGGAGGAAGGGAAGGCAGTTGATAATTCTGTGCCCAATCCTACTTCAGACAAGCTGTTGGCTCTTAGAGCTCATAGAAGAGCTAACAATCTTTGTTTCACTTGTGGGGAGAAGTGGACAGGGAGAAATCATAAATGCCCCACACAAATGCCTTTGCATGTGATCCAAGAATTGCTTGAGGCAGTGCAAGTAGAACCTGATGAGGATTACAACTCTTCTGAGGAGGATTCTGAAGCACAGGCTGGTCAGGTGGTCATGGCAGTGAAGCCAGTTGCTAGTTCCATTGCTGATGTGAAGAAAAGGAACAGGACTTTGAGACTGAGAGGTCACATAGGCTCCCAAGAGATTCTCATTTTAGTTGATTCTGGGAGTGCTGCAACTTTCATTAGCACCCAGGTGGCTTCTAAGCTGCAACATTCCTTGAAGACTGAAACCCTCAATTTTGTTGCTGCTGATGGGTCACCAATGGTATCTGATAGTGTTGTTCCAAAATTGCATTGGCATGTTCAAGGACACACTTTCCAGTATGACACCAGAGTTATTCCATTAAGTTGTtattgttagcccacaggatcaccggctcaggtgagtcgaccactcaccagtcttaccgATCACGGCCGAGCACGACCGAGGCTGTCCGACCACACCCTATGGCTATAGGTACAAGAAGAGGGAGTtcattgttagataatctactgcttccttatgtgaacacacagcaagggaaggtagCGCCGAAAAGGCCTCCTGCTgcggtactgtagccgctgcagagacaggcgccgaacggctcacctgccggactgtagccacatgcagggacagacgcagaagtcagtcctgctgtgttatctagttactgttgcagcatgtgcgctgtactaggactagatggatagagttgtatatatagtttgtcactgcaactcaacaaagagagttcagttttgccatctcctatacagggctctaGCCAACGCTGGTGCCTGTACTGCGTGTGTGTActctgttcttcctcttcttctacctctagccatagtgtgtgtggtcgaaCAGCCTCGGTCGTGCTCggccgtggtcggcaagactggtgagtggtcgactcacctaaaccggtgatcctgtgggctaacaagtggtatcggagccatacaAGCGCCATCGCCACACTAACCACtggcgatgacgggcggttcGAAAATGagtgacagcagtggcactgctgtggctgcccagccacgaccggaggtcgttgttcgcacggtacaggaggtcagcggcaccagttggccgacgctgactcacaccaactatggagagtggtcggtgaccatgaaggtcaagctcagagctcgacggctctagaatgttgttgtcaagggcaccgacaatgagaaagataacatgtcagcgttggaggctatcctcgctgctgtaccggtggagtacagggagccgttgggggcgaagagctcgactaaggaggcgtgggaggctattgcagcAATGCGCATCGGtttcgaccgcgcaaagaaggcgatggcccagcttctgaagcaggagtacgctaacctcaagttcaaggatggtgaaacggtggaggacttcttcctccgcctgcagacgctcatcagcaagctgaagagccatggtgtcaccatcgacgaagaggaggcggtctccaagtacctccactctgtgtcgacaaagtacatccagatcgctctcttcaTAGAGACGATGTTGGACTTGTCCATCTTCactattgaggatgtgacaggtcgtctgcgggcggtgggcgagcgcctggagcaggcggcagcaacgaaggacagcggtaAACTGCTGATAACGAAAGAGGAGTGGGCTactcggaggaactccgggaaggcagcctcctccagctaTGGTGACGATGGCAAGcgtcgcggcaaggcttcttcagagaagaagaattaggtcgaccccaacgcttgTCGGCGCTGCAGGAAGACAGGCCATTGGGCAcgagagtgcccaaatcgcaagcaggagaagaaggctgaggctcatctggcgtaagctgatgatgatgatgaggtcacTATACTGATGGCGACGTTCCATGCACTGCACgatgtcgaggccgaggagaaggaagagacGACGACggtagaaggacctgggaaggccctgaaggctgtcaacctcgataaACCACGCGCCCAaatccacctcggacgtgtgggtgccgaccaggagcagcggtggtatctgaactctggtgccagcaaccacatgacgggctccaatgcatccttctctgagctcgacgacgatgttaccggtacggtgaagtttggtgacgcaCATGGGTGGTAATctaagggcgcggcaccatcatcttcaggtgccagaatggggagcaccgcgcgctaacggatgtatattacatcctgcaATTGCGTTCCAGCATcgtcagcattggtcagctggatgagcgcggtagcgaggtactgatcaaggaccgagagcagcgacttcttgccaaggtgaagaggtccctgaaccagttatacctgctcgacctgaaggtagagcagccggtgtgcctggcggcaaggcacaccgaggaatcGTAGATGTGGCATGCTCGGTTTAgacatctcagctttgacgcgcttggtcggctggtgaagatggtccaagggctatcccacatcaagcacggaggcgagctgtgtgatagtTACCTGGCCGGGaagtagaggaggctaccatttctaaaggcggccaagtatcgcgtgaaggacgctctcgagctcgtccacggtgacctttgcgggccgatcacgccagctacaaatggtggtcggcggtacttcctcctgctcgtggatgattgcagtcgatacatgtggctgcaactcctgacaagcaaggacgaagcggcggcggcgatcaagaagttcaagatgcgcacggaggccgagagcggcaagaagctccgcgtgctgaggactgatcgcggcggcgaattcacttcggtggagatCGTTGTGTACTGCgtggattagggtgtggtgcgacaccacaccgcgccgtactcgccacaacagaatggtgtggtggagaggcggaactagatggtggtcagcatggcttgatccatgatgaaggccaaaggcatgccgacaaggttctggggtgaggcggtgactacagcagtgttcatcctcaaccgcgctccgaccaaggccctaacgggcgagacgccgttcgaagcttggtatgggctcAAGCCGAGCGTGTTCTTCCTCTGgatattcggctgcatcggccacgtcaggaagacaaagccgatcctcaccaagctagaggacaggagcacaccgatggtgttcctaggctacgaggagggtaccaaggcgtaccggctctacgacccacgcggagacatGGTGCTTATCTCGTGCGACGTCATGTTTgatgagaaggcggcttgggactggagcagtccgagcacgggggaagctggcgtcttcactagcaccttcgtcgtcgagcacctggtcatccacggtggtggagacgctggggaagaggtgcggAGCACTCCTACGGTAGACCCGAGCACTTCAGGAGGGATGCTGAGTACTcagggaggagtgccgagcactactGGAAGGATGCCAAGCACGCCAGGAGTGGCgccgggaggttctgcagtggtggcgaccactcttggacgggtgtcgagcactcccgtggtggagccaagaggtcttgcagtggtgccgagcactgcaggagTAGTGACGAGTTGTCTAGAAGTAGTGTCGAGCACACCGGCAGAACaaggaactccatcaacactgattGAGTTCGTCTCACCTCCAAGTggcatcactgagttcgtggatgccttccacaaaggtgaggaggtgtggttccgcAGGCTAGACGACATCGTCGATGACACAGGGCCCTCAGGATTGcatggtcggctgctcaatgaccaagagctgctgctcgtcagtgcagaggaaccacccacgttcgcgctggttGAGCGTGAcggaaactggcgacgggcgatgctggaggagatgaaggcgatcgaggaaaacaagacatggcagctcgtcgatccacctccaggatgccgtccgatcagcctgaagtgggtgtacaaggtcaagcgagacgagctcggcgccattgtcaagcacaaggcgtgcctcgtcgctcgaggctttgttcagcgcgagggcatagacttcaagGAGGTCTTTACGCCAGTAGCGTGTATGGAGTCGGtctgtttgctactagccttggcagcagcaaaggactggcgcgtccatcacttggacgttaaatcggccttcctcaacgacgagctggtggagacggtcttcatcaggcaactcctaggttttgccatcaagggagaggagcacagggtgctccgactgcgcaaggcgctctacgggctgtggtaggccccacgagcatggaacgccaagcttgatgccacgctgggcgagcttgggtttcagcggtgcgtaaccgagcacgcgctctacacgcggtgacgggggaaggaggagctcgtcgtcggcgtgtatgtggacgacttgatcgtcatcGGCGCGCGCAcgaaggacatcaacagcttcaagcgcgagatggcggctcgttttcaaatgagcgatctcgacgcactctcctactacctcggcatcgaggtgaggcaggggaaggaggaactcacgctctgtcagagcgcgtatgcctccaagctgttggagcggagcggcatggctgagtgcaagccatgcgtgactccgatggaggagcgactgaaaatgacgaaggccagcaccgcgacgaaggtggatgcaacactctattagagcatcgtcggcggtctgcgctacctagtccacacaaggCCGGACATTGCattcgtcgtgggctacgtcagtcgcttcatagaggatcccagagaggatcattgGGCTGCGGTGAAGTGGCTACTatgctacgtcaaggggatggtagatcatgggatcatcttcccaaagatcgacgggagtaggctgcagctcactgtgttcagcgatacaGACAtgacgggggacatcgacggacgacggagcacctctggtgtgctcgtcttcctcgggtcggcaccaatttcatggttgtcgctgaaacagaaggtggtggcgctatctacgtgcgaggcagagtaggTAGCGATGTGCCAAGTTGTATGGCTgcgtcggctgctgggcgagctgaccggtgcgaAAGCTCACCCAGCAGCACTGATGGTGAACAAcgccctcgtgaagaatccggttctgtaggaccggagcaaacacatcgccgtgaagttccacttcctcagggactgtgttaatggagggcagatcgtcatcgagttcatcaaaattggtcggcaactcgcggaagtcctcaccaagccgctcggacgtcttcgactcacgaagctgaaggagatgatcggcatggagggggtataaGGGATAAcagtaggattagggaaagatgtaacaccccggtgttatgccagcatttaggcaccgcaaatcatgcatattgtgcatcatcaagcatcctaagtatCCATGCCTAACTATGTAAATGATAACTAAAACCATGCTTCGAAACGTATGAAACATActcgtgaaacatgaatattgcatacacttgtttagagttgtttttgccctaattatgcttgctaggttagtaaacaggtttggctataattgtaaatcatctagaattatttagcacagtttttggagcaaagtttgtattcaagcttttgacaaaatatgcatttgaaatctttattgaaaatggtcaaaaattcttcctatttagcttttacttcccaattcaaaatctatgcaaaatttttagttggtccctaaagcaaagttgtagaggattaaattctaagcaacttttatttttgggacattttcaaaagatgtcattttcttgctcaaaatgatatttgaaaactggtatttgaaaatttcttgaaaatagaatttgaaaaagggttttctcctttcacgggccgccgcctcctttcttgcccacggccgaagccggctcggcctgcCACCGCGCCCGCCGCTCGCTCGCCCGCCCACGTCTGGACCAGCAACGCCTTCGCCGCGGCCCAGCCCACCTcgcgcgcctggcctgcctccgcgctgcgCCGCGCCGTTCCCGCACGCCGCGCCCGACCTCGTCAGGACGCGCTCGCcgtgtggccgccatgcgccgacgacgcacgccgcgcggcagcccTGGCCTGACTCGCCctccacgcgctcgccttcaTCTGCTGCCCCCGCTGCGCTCCCCACTTCGCTCTCCCGCTCTCTCAGacgcagcgacagcagcagcgcgCGCCCGCTCTCGCCACCGAACGCCGCCGCTGCTCCACCGACGACGTACCCCTCCTTCCACGCCTTCTTTCTTCGATTCccgccgccagcagctccgcctaggGTCCCTGCCTCGCTTGCGCTCGCTCGCGGCCGCCGTCGTCGCGGTACGGGCCGAGCTtggccgcctccttcctctccggcgagtGCGCTACCGCGGCCGTGTGGTCCGTCACGCCGCCGGGCCAACGCCACCCTCCTAGTCGGTGCGGCTCGGCGTGGTGTGCATGCTGGCACCGCCTGCGCCACCGGGAgagctcgccgtcgatgagcacCGGTCGGTGGGGCTCCTCCCCTGTTCTCGGGTCGCTGACCCGTGGGGCCGCAGGGCCCAGCCGCAGTGACCGGTGGAAGTttcgggtgcacagcaccgggtgcacccagcaatTTTGTCGGCTGGTTTTGAAAAGGAATTAAGAAATGAATTTTCAGATTTCTGttaaatactttggaaaatgtttgtgtactcattttggctccaaatttgtggaaacaaattttgctaggttccttgtcaccagatctacatgataaaaatattgcatgtcatttgtgagatacttttctgtagagctttaattaattcttgatattgatgatatcttgaaaaatggttaataaatcctatatgtatcagaaataTATAATTCCAAGTGTGTtattcttcttgtgtaatgtacttcctaggaaaaatatatgccatgcatgtcttgtagaaaaattatgaggtgtagttcaagtgcctttaatggctgatttttgttatttttgctagagagcaaaatttgtataaaacatgcatgtgataattttgtacagtgattatttgtgGTGTAGAACATgggaaaaatatttcatctgttgtttgacacttttcacagtacaaagtattttcatgttcataatcatgccctagcttgttatttttgtgtaggctcaTCCActcatccaaatgccataaaaatctgatggtagactacttagggtagtactgagctatggtaattttctaagatttttctgagctataaaaatagatgttgttattcaaacctattattaactagggttAATCAAATGTTACTTTGTGTATGCTTAAGGAATTaatgaagctttggtgtatctttgaagcatttaatgagatgtgttaacttggcatattagtagtagaagagaatgcagtagatgacatgtgcttgtagtatatgttcttggatgatgttgactaccttgcattcaagcatatcccttgtgttcatttcatccgatgcacttttgcataagcacttacgcacatgcatcatacaggatcgcaaaccgagagcccagtcatcatacccaagGTGCCCGAGGaagagctcgaggtgcagccacaggaagtgaccgaagccgacgaggaggacgttgaggaacttccggagtgcccagatcaccgcccgagctccttcgagagaggcaagccccgaagcattttctccccggtttgcaattattaattaaatgctttactttaattgatgcattatgttcaggagttgtttgcaaccgttgctgcattataccttgtctacctttgttatactatatccttgttaccctggtatccgcagtcgagtcaatgcttagctggcttagaccagtagaagtcgggtgatttcctgtcacctgcgagctataggtggttacctggatctgcttggataactatgtagtcatggtataactaagtgttaaatgaagttgagaccggacggagacttacagagttttggactgtagtgctttctgtctatgtcgattaaggaccgaccgttgttgggcctcaggtcatgttgaacgcatgccttacatttagctggctgaataaagtacctttcgaccacgaagctgggagattattcgggccgagtagattgcccgcagcgcactgtgccggagcaggtgtggtaggacacgggggtgagatgataagaccaaagtgcagtcggtcggccccgggtacatgtggttcctggcaaactcgagatttcctggatagttgactcggtgaccaatacctcactttagcgggtgagtgaggtttgtgtaaggaataaatcaccagctggttaggaatcgattcgaatcgccatcgctcctggatagtgagcacttgacttgagtgacttcatcatagtaatgttgaGGGAACACTTgaatagttataatgaatatttccttatggaagttgttaatgatcattggttatcattatttgtttaatcacatgcttgctctagtataggtgcaaatatagtcgacaggttaataataattaacttgacaataatgcttttggaaaggttcttgaaatgctaaaaatgcctctttttgcaaatgagtcagctaccctactataaagcccttcataatccttggtgtcactttattttcggttatgttgggtaagtctagctgagtaccttctcgtactcagggttttattcccacttgttgcagatgggtagatgtattacggctactgtatcaactgcctttatcctgcgatgggtgatgcttaggaccatgggcatggtcattccttacgtctcgtctgatgcttttgttggagatgatcattagctggcactgtatttgaactccgtgtgagtgtgtgtggttttgaacaaatggcttccgctacttctatttgaactcattttgtaataactatgtttaaactctgatgtatctgcgatgcgaacttttatgtaatatgtgatggtgatcgctaaacttattacgatcttggctgggatgtgagttggtttgaaatccttcatgatttcacggactaccgggttatacgggcttaagtttgctaaattgtctGCTTTGGCGGATGTTTTTCtaacttaatttcatataattggtcggttctgttacagctggcatcagagcatggtttagcatgttactgttcacaagtgtatttaaaacaaaaaggcatttgaaaaacgtgatttctaaactaaaaagtgtgctagtggtcatatcctttatgcccagttaaggactctaggtggcttaattaagtactgacttggggttcttgcatcatatttctctttcgtcgctcatacggcgtgctattgta harbors:
- the LOC136540007 gene encoding membrane steroid-binding protein 1-like, producing the protein MEIAEALQAYTGLTPGAAATILALMVATYLLVSSLFVAPAPAPPPKPPQQQREGEKAQEEKEEEEPMPFMYPDPVEVGEVTLEQLSAYDGKDSAKQILIAIRGQVYDVSRGRLFYGPQGPYSLFAGRDATRALALMSFDPNDLTGDLDGLSPDELEVLQDWEEKFKERYPRVGHLACQDAAGSGQNTAGLHHEEGDA